The Blastomonas fulva genome contains a region encoding:
- a CDS encoding cupin domain-containing protein, with product MSGLLALLLLAAPPMAVIDEADTVRREPPPHGAIGMSTAWRISDHAPQPRRMEFRRRTLDIGSAIGEHAIAHDEVYYVLDGEGEVVSDGQRATLKPGMTAYLYDGAVVGIWQKGDKPLALIIAYPVAEPREAPVNSPAERKEP from the coding sequence ATGAGCGGCCTTCTCGCGCTGCTCCTGCTCGCAGCCCCTCCTATGGCTGTGATCGACGAGGCCGACACCGTGCGCCGCGAGCCGCCGCCGCATGGCGCCATCGGGATGAGCACCGCGTGGCGGATCAGCGACCACGCACCGCAACCGCGCCGGATGGAATTCCGCCGCCGCACGCTCGATATCGGGTCCGCGATCGGCGAGCACGCAATCGCCCACGACGAGGTCTATTATGTGCTCGACGGCGAGGGCGAGGTTGTCTCCGATGGCCAGCGTGCCACTCTCAAGCCCGGCATGACGGCATATCTCTATGACGGCGCGGTGGTGGGGATCTGGCAGAAGGGGGACAAGCCGCTCGCGCTGATCATCGCCTATCCCGTGGCAGAACCCAGGGAAGCGCCGGTCAACTCCCCGGCTGAACGTAAGGAGCCTTAG
- a CDS encoding pectate lyase family protein — MLARLGKTLCIGAFALATLTPALAEPHPADPTRGGAGGRIIKVTTLAKSGPGSFAEALAAKGPRIIVFEVGGVIDLGRSSLDITEPFVSIAGQTAPSPGITLIKGGIDVKTHDVVVSHLRVMTGADGQARMSGWEADSFSTVAARNIVVEHCSFLWGVDENMSASGPRFTGKTLAEWRAGTSHHIVFRDNLAAEGLANSSHPKGEHSKGSLIHDNATHITFYRNVWAHNVERAPLVKGGAQVAMINNLIYNPGHRAVHYNLMNLEWLGQDYVTGEITAVGNVMRGGNDTNEGLPFLMLGGDGDLAYFGKDNRAVDRHGNPLPQFGRYGETRAKLITARAPLADVSQYRILPSGEVETSLLQTAGARPWDRAPDDIRVLFFVAEGRGDIIDDESEVGGYPRPAPTAARFVEAEWNLDTMTPKSGRYPGQKGASQESLSTRDREMRQRQARPQP, encoded by the coding sequence ATGCTTGCAAGACTGGGAAAAACCCTGTGCATCGGCGCATTCGCGCTTGCCACCCTCACACCGGCGCTGGCCGAGCCGCATCCGGCCGACCCCACCCGGGGCGGCGCGGGCGGGCGAATCATCAAGGTGACGACGCTGGCCAAATCGGGTCCGGGATCGTTCGCCGAAGCGCTTGCCGCCAAGGGCCCGCGCATCATCGTGTTCGAGGTTGGCGGGGTGATCGATCTGGGGCGCAGTTCGCTCGACATCACCGAGCCGTTTGTCAGCATCGCCGGGCAGACCGCGCCGTCGCCGGGGATCACGCTGATCAAGGGCGGGATCGATGTGAAGACGCACGATGTCGTGGTCTCGCACCTGCGCGTCATGACCGGCGCGGATGGCCAGGCGCGCATGTCGGGCTGGGAGGCGGATTCGTTTTCCACCGTCGCGGCGCGCAACATCGTGGTCGAGCATTGCAGCTTTCTGTGGGGGGTGGACGAGAACATGTCCGCATCCGGCCCGCGCTTTACCGGCAAGACGCTTGCCGAGTGGCGCGCCGGGACCAGCCACCACATCGTCTTCCGCGACAACCTTGCCGCCGAAGGGCTTGCCAATTCGAGCCACCCCAAGGGCGAGCACTCCAAGGGATCGCTGATCCACGACAACGCCACCCACATCACCTTCTACCGCAATGTCTGGGCGCACAATGTCGAGCGTGCGCCTTTGGTCAAGGGCGGGGCGCAGGTCGCGATGATCAACAACCTGATCTACAATCCCGGCCACCGCGCGGTGCACTACAACCTGATGAATCTCGAATGGCTGGGGCAGGACTATGTCACCGGCGAGATCACCGCGGTCGGCAATGTCATGCGCGGCGGCAACGACACGAACGAAGGACTGCCCTTCCTGATGCTGGGCGGCGATGGCGACCTTGCCTATTTCGGCAAGGACAATCGCGCGGTCGACCGGCATGGCAATCCCCTCCCCCAGTTCGGCCGCTATGGCGAGACTCGCGCGAAACTGATCACCGCCAGGGCGCCGCTCGCCGACGTATCGCAATACCGCATCCTGCCTTCGGGCGAGGTCGAGACATCGTTGCTGCAGACCGCAGGCGCCCGCCCCTGGGACCGCGCGCCCGACGACATCCGCGTGCTGTTCTTCGTTGCCGAAGGGCGCGGCGACATCATCGACGACGAGAGCGAGGTCGGCGGCTACCCCAGGCCTGCCCCCACCGCAGCTCGCTTCGTCGAGGCCGAGTGGAACCTCGACACGATGACCCCGAAATCGGGGCGCTATCCCGGGCAGAAGGGGGCGAGCCAGGAATCGCTTTCCACCCGCGACCGCGAAATGCGCCAGCGCCAAGCTCGGCCCCAGCCATGA